GCCCTCACCCCGGCGACCCTCAAGACGGCCACCTTCGATCCGGTGACCCTCGATCCGGCCACACTCAAACCGGTGACCCTCAGCCTGGCGACTCCCGACCTGGCCACCCTCAGCCCCGCGAGCCTCGACTGGGCGACCCTCTATCCGGCGAGCCTCGATCGAGCGACCCGCAACCGACCGAATGGTGGCTCGAACACCGCCAAAGCGACACCGGGTAGAACGACGCCGGTGCACGAAGCCCCGATCCCAGCCACCCTGGCCGACCATCCACGGATCGTGCGCCGCCTGCCGTCCGCGCCACCGATCCAGCCACGCGCATCCAGAACCACACCCACCGACGGCAAGCCCGCAGGGCGCGGCAGCAGGAGCAGCACGGGCAACCCTGCGGACAACTCTGCGGTCGACCCTGCGGGCAACCGGGCGGCGCGACCACGCACGGCCCCGCGCGCCAGGCCGCGAACACCGAATCGCGTGCGACACCCGCGCCGGGACTCCCAACGCCCAGCCGACCGGCGTAGCCTGAACGGGTGACTACTGACAGAACTGCTCTCGTGACCGGCGCCACGGGGTACATCGGCGGGCGCCTCGTGCCACGCCTGCTCGACGCGGGGTGGAAGGTGCGCGTTCTCGTGCGCTCGCCCCAGAAACTCGCTGACGTGCCATGGGGCCCGAACGTCGAGATCGTGCAGGGTGACCTGAGCGACCACGAGTCCCTCGCACGCGCGGGCGTGTTCGACGGCATCGACGTGCTCTACTACCTCGTGCACTCGATGGGCGGCAAAGGCAGCTTCGACGGAACCGAGCTTGCCTCGGCCCGCAATGTCGCCGAGCTAGCGTTGAAGGCCGACGTCAAGCGCATCGTCTACCTCGGCGGACTCCACCCGAAGGGCCAGAGCCTGTCGCGCCATCTCCGGTCGCGCGCGTCGGTGGGCAGCATCCTTCTGCAGTCCGGTGTTCCGACGATCGCCCTGCAGGCCGGCGTCGTCATCGGGTCGGGCTCGACGAGCTTCGAGATGATCCGGCACCTCACCGAAGTGCTGCCGTACATGCCCGCGCCGAAGTGGGTGCGCAACTTCATCCAGCCGATCGCGGTGCGCGACGTTCTGCACTACCTGCTGGGCGCTGCGGATGTCGCGGAGACCCTCAACCGCACCTTCGACATCGGCGGGCCCGATGTGCTGCGCTACGGGCAGATGATGAACGGCTACGCGGTCGAGGCGGGACTCCACCAGCGCCCGATCGCGCCGCTGCCGGTGCTGACCCCGTGGCTGGCTTCGCAGTGGGTGAACCTGGTGTCGCCGATCCCGCGCAATCTCGCGGTTCCGATCATCGAGTCGCTGCAGTTCGACTGCGTCGCCGCCGAGCAGGACATCAAGCAGTACGTGCCCGACCCGGTGGGTGGCCTCACGGGTTACCGCCGCGCGGTGCGTCTCGCTCTCGGCAAGATGCGCGACGGCCAGGTGGAGACCAGCTGGCAGGACAGCTTCGTGCAGGGCGCCCCGAGCGACAACCTGCCGAGCGACCCAGACTGGGCCGGCCACACGGTCTACACCGACGTGCAGGTGCGGGAGACGGATGCCCGGCCGGGCGATCTCTGGCGCGTCATCGAGGGCATCGGTGGAGACAACGGCTGGTACTCGTTCCCGATCGCCTGGGTGGCACGGGGTTGGATGGACAAGTTCGTCGGGGGAGTGGGCCTTCGTCGGGGCCGGCGAAACCCCGATCACCTGCACACCGGCGACGCTCTCGACTTCTGGCGGGTGGAGCAGATCAAGCGGGGCAGTTTCCTGCGTCTCCGCGCCGAGATGAAGGTGCCGGGCCTCGCCTGGCTCGAGATGACGGCGGCCCCGCGGGAGGGCGGCGGCTCGCGGTACACGCAGCGGGCGGTGTTCTTCCCCCGGGGACTCGGTGGCAGGCTCTACTGGTACTCGATCCTCCCGTTCCACGGGTTCATCTTCCCGGGGATGGCGAACCGCATCACCGAGACGGCGGTGAAGGAGGCGCAACGCAAGAACGAGCATCCGGGGCCGGTGAAGAAGGTGCCGGTCGAGAAGGCGGACACCGCTGAAACCGTGAACACGACGGATACTGCAGGCACTGCTGACACACTATGACGAACGACCAACGGAGGCTCGCACATGCTCGAAAATCCCACCATCGTCTTTCTCGGTGACAGTCTCACCGCCGGTGCGGACTGGCAGAAGTACTTCGGCGACTACACCGTCCACAATCTGGGCGTGCCGGGTGACACGACCGATGGAGTGAAGGACAGGCTCGACGAGGTGGTCGCGCTGGATCCCGGCACCGTCGTGTTGCTGATCGGGGCGAACGACCTGGCGAAGCGCCGCTCGGTCGAGCACGTCGTGCAGAACATCGAGACGATCCTGGTGACGCTCCGGAACGAACTGCCCGACGCCGAGATCCTGCTGCAGTCGGTGATGCCGCGCGGCCACGAGTACGCGGCGGAGATCTGCGACATCAACCGGCACATCTGGCAGTTCGCTTCATCCGTCCGCACCCACTACCTCGACCTCTGGCCCGCACTGGCGCTCGACGACGGCGAGTTGAACCCGGCCTACACGACCGATCGGCTGCACCTGAACGCCGAGGGGTACGAGGCCTGGCTCTCCGAGCTCGAGCCGGCCCTTGAGCGGGTGCACGGGCTGCCGCCGAAGAGCCGCCCGATCCGGCTGCCGGAGCTCCGCGGCGGGTTCTGAGCCGCGCGACACCGCCCAGAGCCGCCCCCGCCGCTCAGCCGAGTGCGTTGTGCGGCACCACCCCGACCGGCCGGGCCCCGACGATCCCGATGGCCCGGCTCGCGGCTGCGACCCCGGAGGCGCCGGCCCGCTCCAGCGCCGAACGCAATGCGTCGCCTGCTGCGTCGAGGGGCCTGTCTGCCGCCGTCCGCCCCGCGAACAGTCCGGCGAGGAACCCGGCGTCGAACGCGTCGCCCGCCCCGGTCGTGTCCCGAGGTTCGGCCGGCACGCACGGGATGGGGATGCGCAACCCGCCGCCCCCGATGAGTGCGCCCTCCCGCCCGAGCGTCAGGGCGACCACGGGGAAGTGCTCGCTGAGGGCGTCCACGATTGCGGGGGCATCCGTCTGCCCGGTGAGTTCCCGCCCCTCGTCGAGGTTCGGGAACAGGATGTCGGCCCCGGAGGTCGCCGCGAGAAAGCCCTCCACTCCGTGGTCGACGATGAACCCCGACGATCCCGGATCG
Above is a genomic segment from Subtercola boreus containing:
- a CDS encoding SDR family oxidoreductase, translated to MTTDRTALVTGATGYIGGRLVPRLLDAGWKVRVLVRSPQKLADVPWGPNVEIVQGDLSDHESLARAGVFDGIDVLYYLVHSMGGKGSFDGTELASARNVAELALKADVKRIVYLGGLHPKGQSLSRHLRSRASVGSILLQSGVPTIALQAGVVIGSGSTSFEMIRHLTEVLPYMPAPKWVRNFIQPIAVRDVLHYLLGAADVAETLNRTFDIGGPDVLRYGQMMNGYAVEAGLHQRPIAPLPVLTPWLASQWVNLVSPIPRNLAVPIIESLQFDCVAAEQDIKQYVPDPVGGLTGYRRAVRLALGKMRDGQVETSWQDSFVQGAPSDNLPSDPDWAGHTVYTDVQVRETDARPGDLWRVIEGIGGDNGWYSFPIAWVARGWMDKFVGGVGLRRGRRNPDHLHTGDALDFWRVEQIKRGSFLRLRAEMKVPGLAWLEMTAAPREGGGSRYTQRAVFFPRGLGGRLYWYSILPFHGFIFPGMANRITETAVKEAQRKNEHPGPVKKVPVEKADTAETVNTTDTAGTADTL
- a CDS encoding SGNH/GDSL hydrolase family protein; the protein is MLENPTIVFLGDSLTAGADWQKYFGDYTVHNLGVPGDTTDGVKDRLDEVVALDPGTVVLLIGANDLAKRRSVEHVVQNIETILVTLRNELPDAEILLQSVMPRGHEYAAEICDINRHIWQFASSVRTHYLDLWPALALDDGELNPAYTTDRLHLNAEGYEAWLSELEPALERVHGLPPKSRPIRLPELRGGF